Proteins co-encoded in one Hymenobacter swuensis DY53 genomic window:
- a CDS encoding carboxypeptidase-like regulatory domain-containing protein — MKLSATPFHPVTGDLLPAYRDAYLRGDLSSQNTELVDAFLKADKQVADETLSRFYELKQKGHQVKPVGWVQRQFELMRTEPERFRRRAASLIVGSALVSGAVFAGANLPNTPTEAVPVTSELAESAAEASALRVSTVAGRILDENGKPLVGATVWVKGTRTGVSTDAEGQYTLRMAAGQPATLQYAYAGYKEEEVIRSKGGTANVTLLPRTGKAATAKKRWLFF; from the coding sequence ATGAAACTAAGCGCGACTCCATTTCACCCGGTAACGGGAGATTTGCTGCCGGCCTATAGGGACGCGTATCTACGCGGTGACCTATCCAGCCAGAATACGGAACTCGTTGACGCGTTCCTTAAAGCAGATAAACAAGTGGCTGATGAAACGCTCAGCCGCTTTTACGAACTCAAACAAAAAGGCCACCAGGTAAAGCCCGTGGGCTGGGTGCAGCGGCAGTTCGAGCTGATGCGCACCGAGCCGGAGCGGTTTCGCCGCCGGGCGGCTTCCCTTATCGTGGGCAGCGCCCTGGTAAGCGGGGCCGTCTTCGCCGGAGCCAACCTGCCCAACACGCCCACGGAAGCCGTGCCGGTTACGAGCGAGTTGGCCGAGTCGGCCGCCGAGGCCAGCGCGTTGCGCGTTTCCACGGTAGCGGGCCGCATTCTGGATGAAAATGGCAAGCCCCTGGTGGGCGCTACTGTGTGGGTGAAAGGCACCCGTACGGGCGTCAGCACGGATGCTGAGGGCCAGTATACGTTGCGCATGGCTGCCGGGCAGCCGGCCACGCTGCAATACGCTTACGCGGGCTACAAGGAAGAGGAAGTGATTCGCTCTAAGGGCGGCACGGCCAACGTCACGCTGCTGCCCCGCACCGGAAAGGCTGCCACGGCTAAAAAGCGCTGGCTGTTTTTTTAA
- a CDS encoding BLUF domain-containing protein: MPLHHLIYLSTPTVSFSSQQLQDLLQVCRLNNARSELTGVLFYGQRHFMQLIEGEQDKVYALYEHLRQDARHKNLIKIADKPIQARGFADWSMAFQCLEGAEAEQGFQQLESVTLERPMLAAADALLLETMRQRLLAE, translated from the coding sequence ATGCCTTTACATCACCTGATCTATCTAAGCACCCCTACCGTTTCTTTCTCGTCTCAACAATTACAGGACCTCTTGCAGGTATGTCGCCTCAACAACGCTCGGAGCGAACTGACGGGTGTACTCTTTTATGGTCAGCGGCACTTTATGCAGCTCATTGAAGGGGAGCAAGACAAGGTGTACGCCCTGTATGAACACTTACGCCAGGATGCGCGCCACAAGAACCTGATCAAGATTGCCGATAAGCCGATTCAGGCCCGTGGGTTTGCCGACTGGTCCATGGCCTTTCAGTGCCTGGAAGGAGCGGAGGCCGAGCAGGGCTTTCAGCAACTGGAATCGGTCACCCTAGAGCGCCCGATGCTGGCGGCGGCCGATGCGCTGCTGCTGGAGACAATGCGCCAGCGGCTACTGGCTGAGTAG
- a CDS encoding recombinase family protein — protein sequence MRVALYARVSTADKDQDPENQLLVLRRHAEQAGDVVYKEYVDEESGRKSTRRAFQEMMRDAQKRKFDLVRVWDLSRFSREGIEKVFEHTSLLEQCGVSFWSYSEPLLNTTGPMKDLMKAMISWAAGYYSQRLSENVSAGLARKKQKAAEKGEVYVHGRRGLLPELVAQIQQLQREGLSVRKISAATGVPPGTLHKYLVKEESLAE from the coding sequence ATGAGAGTAGCCCTATATGCTCGTGTCTCCACAGCTGATAAGGACCAGGACCCGGAGAACCAGCTGCTCGTGCTGCGCCGTCATGCTGAGCAGGCCGGTGATGTCGTTTATAAGGAGTACGTTGATGAGGAGTCCGGCCGCAAGAGCACGCGCCGGGCTTTCCAGGAAATGATGCGCGATGCCCAGAAGCGCAAGTTCGACCTGGTGCGCGTGTGGGACCTGAGCCGCTTCAGCCGCGAAGGTATCGAGAAGGTGTTTGAGCACACCTCCTTGCTGGAGCAGTGCGGCGTCAGCTTCTGGAGCTACTCGGAGCCGCTGCTCAATACGACCGGCCCGATGAAGGATTTGATGAAGGCCATGATATCCTGGGCCGCCGGCTACTACTCGCAGCGCCTGAGCGAGAACGTGAGTGCGGGCCTGGCCCGAAAGAAGCAGAAGGCTGCGGAGAAAGGGGAGGTATATGTGCACGGCCGCCGGGGCCTGTTGCCGGAGCTGGTAGCACAGATCCAGCAGCTGCAGCGCGAAGGCCTCAGCGTCCGGAAGATCAGCGCGGCTACTGGTGTGCCGCCAGGTACTTTGCACAAGTACCTGGTGAAAGAAGAAAGCCTCGCTGAGTAG